The uncultured Bacteroides sp. genome has a segment encoding these proteins:
- a CDS encoding sugar porter family MFS transporter: MKSTVNIGYVIFLSVVAALGGFLFGYDTAVISGTIAQVTSLFSLDSIQQGWFVGCALVGSIFGVLCAGVLSDHFGRKKTMILSAILFSISGIGCAISCDFNQLVIYRIIGGIGIGVVSIISPLYISEVSVSKYRGRLVSLYQLAVTVGFLGAYMVNYWLLQYSLDGAAKLCNPALLKIFHTEAWRGMLGMESLPALLFFIVIFFIPESPRWLILKKKESLAQLILQRIYGNEKDVQFELNETRQVSQSETRSEWRLLLKPGIFKAVLIGVAIAILGQFMGVNAVLYYGPTIFESSGLSGGDSLFYQVLVGVVNMLTTILAMSIIDKVGRKKLVYYGVSGMIITLFFIAFYFIKGKELGISNVFLLICFLAYIFCCAASICAVIWVLLSEMYPIKIRGLAMSIAGFSLWIGTYLIGQLTPWMLENLTPAGTFILFAAMCVPYMLIIWKLVPETTGKSLEEIEKMWDK; encoded by the coding sequence ATGAAATCAACAGTAAATATTGGATATGTTATCTTCTTGTCGGTTGTAGCCGCATTGGGAGGATTCCTTTTTGGTTACGATACGGCGGTTATCTCCGGCACTATTGCGCAGGTTACTTCTCTTTTTTCTCTCGATTCCATTCAACAGGGATGGTTTGTAGGTTGTGCACTAGTAGGCTCAATTTTTGGTGTCCTTTGTGCCGGAGTTTTGAGTGATCATTTTGGAAGGAAAAAGACCATGATTCTCTCTGCTATTCTATTTTCTATTTCAGGAATTGGTTGTGCCATTTCCTGTGATTTTAATCAATTAGTGATTTACCGTATCATTGGTGGAATAGGTATTGGAGTGGTTTCAATCATTTCTCCACTTTATATTTCTGAGGTTTCTGTATCTAAATATAGAGGCCGGCTTGTTTCTCTTTATCAGCTGGCAGTAACTGTAGGTTTTTTAGGAGCCTATATGGTAAACTATTGGTTGTTGCAATATTCTCTTGATGGAGCAGCTAAACTGTGTAATCCAGCATTGCTGAAAATATTCCATACAGAAGCATGGAGAGGAATGCTGGGAATGGAATCTCTTCCTGCCTTACTGTTCTTTATTGTCATTTTCTTTATTCCAGAAAGTCCACGTTGGCTCATTCTTAAGAAGAAAGAGTCATTGGCTCAACTTATTTTGCAACGTATTTATGGAAATGAAAAAGATGTGCAGTTTGAACTGAATGAAACCAGACAAGTATCTCAATCGGAAACCAGATCTGAATGGAGACTTCTCTTAAAACCGGGAATTTTCAAAGCAGTACTTATTGGAGTGGCAATTGCAATCCTGGGGCAGTTTATGGGAGTTAATGCAGTACTCTATTATGGACCAACAATCTTTGAAAGTAGTGGACTTTCGGGTGGCGACTCATTATTCTATCAAGTATTGGTAGGAGTGGTAAATATGCTGACTACAATTCTGGCAATGTCGATCATTGATAAAGTGGGGCGAAAGAAACTTGTTTACTATGGTGTATCCGGCATGATAATTACCTTGTTTTTCATAGCCTTTTACTTTATAAAAGGAAAAGAATTAGGCATTTCGAATGTGTTCCTTCTTATCTGTTTTCTGGCATATATTTTCTGTTGTGCCGCTTCTATCTGTGCAGTAATCTGGGTGCTACTTTCCGAAATGTATCCCATTAAAATCCGTGGATTGGCGATGTCTATTGCTGGATTTTCTTTGTGGATCGGAACTTATCTTATTGGTCAGCTAACTCCCTGGATGCTCGAAAATTTGACTCCGGCAGGAACCTTTATTTTATTTGCCGCAATGTGCGTGCCTTACATGTTGATCATCTGGAAACTTGTGCCGGAAACAACAGGAAAATCATTAGAAGAGATAGAAAAAATGTGGGATAAGTAA
- a CDS encoding AGE family epimerase/isomerase yields MDFKSLAKQYKDELFNSVLPFWLENSQDKEFGGYFSCLDRDGSVFDTDKFIWLQGREVWMFSMLYNKVEKKQEWLDCAVQGGEFLKKYGHDGNYNWYFSLDRQGNPLIEPYNIFSYTFATMAFGQLSLATGNQEYADIAKKTFDIILSKVDNPKGKWNKVHAGTRDLKNFALPMILCNLALEIEPLLDKDFLDKTIETCVHEVMDVFYRPELGGIIIENVTMDGELSDSFDGRVINPGHSIEAMWFIMDLGKRLNRPDLIEKAKNITLTMLNYGWDKEFGGIFYFMDRLGHPTQQLEWDQKLWWVHIETMISLLKGYQLTGSEECLEWFEKVHDYVWTHFKDPEYPEWFGYLNRRGEVLLPLKGGKWKGCFHVPRGLYQCWQVLEQLE; encoded by the coding sequence ATGGACTTTAAAAGTTTGGCAAAACAATACAAAGATGAACTCTTTAACAGCGTTCTTCCTTTCTGGCTCGAAAACTCACAAGACAAAGAGTTTGGTGGATATTTTAGCTGTCTGGACAGAGACGGTTCCGTTTTTGATACCGACAAGTTTATATGGCTTCAAGGTCGTGAAGTGTGGATGTTTTCCATGCTGTATAATAAAGTAGAGAAGAAGCAGGAATGGCTGGACTGTGCCGTGCAGGGAGGTGAATTTCTGAAGAAATATGGTCACGATGGCAATTATAATTGGTATTTCTCTCTTGATAGACAAGGGAATCCACTTATAGAACCCTACAATATTTTCTCTTATACTTTTGCCACAATGGCTTTCGGACAACTGAGTCTGGCTACAGGAAATCAGGAATATGCAGATATAGCCAAAAAAACATTTGATATTATCCTCTCTAAAGTAGATAATCCTAAAGGTAAATGGAACAAAGTACATGCGGGAACCCGCGATTTGAAGAACTTTGCCCTACCAATGATTCTTTGTAATCTAGCACTAGAAATAGAACCTTTATTGGATAAAGATTTCTTGGATAAAACCATTGAAACCTGTGTTCATGAAGTGATGGACGTCTTTTATCGTCCCGAACTTGGAGGAATCATTATTGAAAATGTAACCATGGACGGTGAACTTTCTGATTCCTTTGACGGAAGAGTAATTAATCCAGGACACTCCATTGAGGCTATGTGGTTCATTATGGATTTGGGTAAACGTCTTAATCGTCCCGACCTGATCGAGAAAGCAAAAAACATAACTCTTACTATGCTAAATTATGGATGGGATAAAGAGTTTGGAGGTATCTTTTATTTTATGGATCGTCTGGGTCATCCTACTCAGCAATTAGAATGGGATCAGAAACTTTGGTGGGTTCACATTGAAACCATGATTTCTCTGCTTAAAGGTTATCAGCTGACCGGCTCAGAAGAGTGTCTGGAATGGTTTGAGAAAGTACACGATTATGTATGGACACACTTTAAAGATCCCGAATATCCCGAATGGTTTGGCTACCTAAACCGTCGTGGTGAAGTTCTTCTTCCTCTCAAAGGTGGAAAGTGGAAAGGCTGTTTTCATGTGCCACGCGGACTTTATCAATGCTGGCAGGTGTTGGAACAATTAGAATAA
- a CDS encoding DUF4434 domain-containing protein translates to MRRIIKNIVVFQKRLFCVFLLVCCSLYSQNIYSKIFSTNDGDNKTEAPTLKFKDGKFKIIQFTDLHWIKGKEYESANDSTRQLMSRLIRLEHPDLVIITGDVVVSGGASEGWREVTQPMVEAKVPFAVTFGNHDAEADITISQALDILKKIPYNVTYNADNNISGVGNCTLPIKSADGSQDKWVLYLFDSHDYPKDKTFGYYDWIKHDQIDWYRNQSDYYTKKSGCILPSLAFFHIPLPEYTQALYISPFIGNKKEDACSPNINSGLFSSFIEKKDVLGVFVGHDHNDDYLVDANGKIALAYGRKTGYSSAYKEVLERGGRVINLNENDRSYNTYIETWSDKSNNYTFEQKGQACSYPIAEGTFIQESLVANWDDTRWQQELKLLKDVGMNYLIFAPAMLTDKKEKNRYLYPSSLSTKNERPSKDLIDICLRNAKKCGLKVFIGLNFNDRWWSIDFTPDWLYQQMEHGNKIADELISRYKNKYGDTMYGWYWVWEVDNLHAITSANQEILANALNINLDHLNKVTPDMPFMLSPYVNYKVGTADDNRKMWESVFAKTHFKNGDIFSPQDCVGAGGLDVEKLPEWFGKMREAVNTKSGLKFWANVETFDHRFWTNASLSRFKQQMEAVDPYVYKIITFAYSHYYSPFQVNKQYHDAYAEYYRTGKLPKISIPEPASDLVLKIEKNEMVILKWKSPKDKSNLMGYYVYKDGVLVANIQNKNIDDSATEFIDKKGSQNNLYEVSSYNVNGEESIKVKTNM, encoded by the coding sequence ATGAGAAGGATTATAAAAAATATTGTTGTTTTTCAAAAAAGATTGTTTTGTGTATTTTTACTAGTATGTTGTTCCCTTTATTCGCAAAATATTTATTCTAAAATATTTAGTACTAATGATGGAGATAATAAAACAGAAGCGCCGACTTTAAAGTTTAAAGATGGTAAATTTAAAATTATTCAGTTCACAGATCTTCATTGGATTAAAGGAAAAGAATATGAAAGTGCTAATGATAGTACACGGCAATTGATGAGTCGATTAATTAGATTGGAGCATCCCGATCTTGTTATTATCACAGGGGATGTTGTTGTATCCGGAGGGGCTTCTGAAGGATGGAGAGAGGTTACTCAACCTATGGTCGAAGCTAAAGTCCCTTTTGCTGTAACATTTGGAAATCACGATGCCGAAGCTGATATAACTATATCACAAGCTTTGGATATATTAAAAAAAATACCTTATAATGTAACGTATAATGCTGATAATAATATTTCGGGTGTAGGAAATTGCACTCTTCCTATTAAATCTGCTGACGGTAGCCAGGATAAATGGGTTCTCTATCTTTTTGACTCACATGATTATCCAAAAGATAAAACTTTTGGATATTACGATTGGATAAAACACGATCAGATTGATTGGTATCGTAATCAGAGTGATTATTATACAAAAAAATCAGGCTGTATTCTTCCATCACTAGCCTTCTTTCATATACCATTGCCAGAATATACACAAGCATTGTATATATCTCCTTTTATAGGAAATAAAAAGGAGGATGCATGTTCTCCAAATATAAACTCTGGATTATTTTCATCATTTATTGAGAAAAAAGATGTGTTAGGCGTTTTTGTTGGTCATGATCATAATGATGATTATCTCGTTGATGCTAATGGTAAAATAGCTTTAGCCTATGGAAGAAAAACAGGCTATTCATCTGCATATAAGGAAGTTCTAGAAAGAGGAGGTCGAGTAATAAACTTGAATGAAAACGACAGAAGTTACAATACTTACATTGAAACATGGTCTGATAAATCAAACAATTACACGTTTGAACAGAAAGGGCAAGCATGTTCTTATCCAATAGCTGAAGGAACTTTTATTCAAGAGTCTTTGGTCGCAAATTGGGATGATACCCGCTGGCAACAAGAACTGAAATTACTTAAAGATGTAGGTATGAATTATCTGATTTTTGCACCAGCTATGCTTACAGATAAAAAAGAAAAGAACAGATATCTCTATCCTAGTTCTTTAAGTACTAAAAATGAAAGACCATCAAAAGACCTCATTGATATATGTCTTCGCAATGCAAAGAAATGTGGGCTGAAAGTTTTTATCGGATTAAATTTTAATGATAGATGGTGGTCTATAGACTTTACTCCTGATTGGTTATATCAGCAAATGGAACACGGAAATAAAATTGCAGACGAATTAATTTCTCGTTATAAGAATAAATATGGAGATACTATGTACGGATGGTATTGGGTTTGGGAAGTAGATAATTTACATGCAATAACATCTGCAAATCAGGAAATCCTTGCCAATGCTCTTAATATCAATTTAGATCACTTAAACAAAGTAACTCCAGACATGCCTTTTATGCTTTCTCCTTATGTAAATTATAAAGTAGGTACAGCAGATGATAATCGTAAAATGTGGGAGTCTGTTTTTGCTAAAACCCATTTTAAGAATGGAGATATATTTTCGCCTCAGGATTGTGTAGGAGCAGGTGGACTGGATGTAGAGAAACTACCTGAATGGTTTGGTAAAATGAGGGAGGCTGTAAATACAAAATCTGGTTTAAAGTTTTGGGCAAATGTAGAAACCTTTGATCATAGATTCTGGACAAATGCTTCACTATCTCGTTTCAAACAGCAAATGGAAGCAGTAGATCCTTACGTTTATAAAATTATCACATTTGCTTATAGTCATTATTATAGTCCATTTCAGGTGAATAAGCAATATCATGATGCTTATGCTGAGTATTATAGAACAGGGAAATTACCCAAAATATCTATACCTGAACCAGCTTCTGATTTAGTGCTCAAAATAGAGAAGAATGAAATGGTCATTTTGAAATGGAAATCTCCTAAAGATAAAAGTAACCTAATGGGATACTATGTATATAAAGATGGTGTACTTGTGGCAAATATTCAAAACAAAAATATAGATGATTCAGCTACTGAATTTATCGATAAAAAAGGTTCTCAGAATAATTTGTATGAGGTGTCATCCTATAATGTAAATGGTGAAGAATCAATAAAAGTAAAAACTAACATGTAA
- a CDS encoding TonB-dependent receptor — MKRRKKLLGSFQHLKVGLLFMLMCLSVLTAYAQSGTVKGVVFDETGTPFMGASVSEKGTKNGTITDIDGKFTISVKNLKSSVLRFSFIGCKTVEESVNGRRSINATLETTATTLDEVVAIGYGTVKKRDLTGSVSSVRSEELLRTNPSSINQALQGKMAGVQVSQSDGAPGAGISIQIRGANSFTTSSEPLYVIDGVPFNSGSAPSTDYATKQTNNPLNLINPRDVKSIEVLKDASSTAIYGSRGANGVILITTKSGYEGKTKVELSTNYGISKPVKLIKVLDAASYAEFRNEGTRNGYIYDGKDFVAENNLPFPTPGRYSYVTEKNPITGQISKVDSTYMPSPQDYKNGYMNNGTNWQDQIFKTALTQDYNLSVSGGDKKGQYMFSLGMLDQQGNIVNSYYKRYSIRSNISRKVTDWFEFGNNLTASKSKNRMARTNTETFGIVNDAISFNPTRNILDPNKPSGYSEDYANGLSNPYLYVHQAKNLLESLNIYNSSYAQITFAKFLNFRQNLGYGYSQDKRNQYYNRYISGGMAPTNGYASQNDSYYESVTAESMLTFNKDFDKIHHIDAVLGWSYESVNWGSKGMSGHGFANDLNEEYNMGAALFQDPNTSDKGACSLMSYLGRVNYILMDKYLFTASFRRDGSSRLANNRWSNFSSAALAWRLSEEKFIKNLGIFDVLKLRLSYGQTGNQGINAYATRSRMTIQQYPNDGALTNGFAEDRWGGPASPNLKWENTTQYNAGLDLGFFKNRVNFVIDAYRKKTSDLLQYVYIPMSTGFSSIASNYGNVENKGLEIAGNFFLVDKKDFNWKLDANISFNRNTISGLNSDQFSDVCWGLESMFLRRNGKSIGVIYGYQEDGFYDNEAEVRADPLYKNEKDESKFKKMVGQVKYKDNNGDGVIDAADKAIIGNTNPDFTYGFTNSFTYKNFSLSFFFQGTKGNDILNVNLKDYDMASTTNMPKFVWDNRWTEDNRANAQFPRADFTYTRSLKASDRYVEDGSYLRLKNLSIGYRLIHPIKEIEAMNLTVAVNNLFTITKYRWYDPDVNTFGNDTSRRGVDMDSYPSARTINLGIQLTF; from the coding sequence ATGAAAAGAAGAAAAAAATTATTAGGATCTTTCCAACATCTGAAAGTAGGTTTACTTTTTATGTTGATGTGTCTTTCTGTATTGACAGCGTATGCTCAATCGGGGACTGTGAAAGGAGTCGTTTTTGATGAAACTGGTACACCTTTTATGGGTGCAAGCGTTTCAGAAAAAGGAACAAAAAATGGAACTATTACTGATATTGATGGTAAATTCACAATTAGTGTCAAGAATCTGAAAAGTTCTGTTTTGAGATTCTCTTTTATTGGTTGCAAAACAGTAGAAGAGTCTGTAAATGGGCGTAGATCTATTAATGCTACATTAGAGACAACAGCCACTACTCTTGATGAAGTTGTTGCTATTGGATATGGTACCGTAAAAAAGAGAGATTTGACGGGTTCTGTATCTTCTGTGAGAAGTGAAGAATTATTAAGAACAAATCCTTCAAGCATTAATCAGGCATTGCAAGGGAAAATGGCAGGCGTTCAGGTTAGCCAATCTGATGGTGCTCCAGGCGCTGGCATTAGTATTCAAATTCGTGGGGCAAATTCATTTACTACAAGTTCAGAACCCCTATATGTTATTGATGGAGTACCATTTAATTCAGGTTCAGCTCCTAGTACTGATTACGCTACTAAACAAACCAACAATCCATTGAATCTGATTAATCCACGCGATGTAAAATCTATTGAAGTATTAAAAGATGCCTCTTCAACTGCAATATATGGTTCTCGTGGCGCAAATGGTGTTATCTTAATTACAACTAAAAGTGGTTATGAAGGCAAAACAAAAGTAGAATTAAGTACAAATTATGGAATATCTAAACCTGTAAAGCTGATTAAAGTATTAGATGCTGCATCTTATGCTGAATTTAGAAATGAAGGAACCAGGAATGGCTATATTTATGATGGAAAAGATTTTGTAGCTGAGAACAATTTACCATTTCCTACTCCCGGACGTTATAGCTATGTTACAGAAAAAAATCCAATAACAGGTCAAATATCTAAAGTTGATAGTACTTATATGCCAAGTCCACAAGACTATAAAAATGGTTATATGAATAACGGAACTAACTGGCAAGATCAGATATTCAAAACAGCTCTAACCCAAGATTACAATTTGAGTGTGTCTGGTGGAGATAAGAAAGGACAATATATGTTTTCACTTGGAATGCTTGATCAACAGGGAAATATAGTCAATTCATATTATAAAAGATACAGTATACGATCAAATATAAGTCGCAAGGTTACGGATTGGTTCGAGTTTGGTAATAATCTTACCGCTTCAAAATCTAAGAATCGTATGGCGAGAACCAATACTGAAACTTTTGGTATTGTAAATGACGCGATATCTTTTAATCCAACAAGAAATATTTTAGACCCCAATAAGCCATCTGGTTACTCAGAAGATTATGCAAATGGATTATCCAATCCGTACCTTTATGTTCATCAAGCAAAAAATTTATTAGAGTCTTTGAACATATATAATTCGTCATATGCTCAGATAACATTTGCTAAGTTTCTTAATTTCAGACAAAATCTAGGATATGGATATAGCCAGGATAAACGTAATCAGTATTATAACAGATATATTAGCGGAGGTATGGCGCCAACCAATGGTTATGCTTCTCAAAATGATTCATATTATGAAAGTGTTACAGCAGAGTCAATGTTGACATTTAATAAGGACTTTGATAAAATACATCATATTGACGCTGTGCTCGGTTGGTCATATGAAAGTGTTAATTGGGGTTCAAAAGGAATGAGTGGACATGGATTTGCGAATGACCTTAATGAAGAATATAACATGGGAGCAGCTCTTTTTCAAGATCCCAATACTTCTGATAAAGGAGCATGTTCTTTAATGTCTTATCTAGGCCGTGTAAATTATATTTTAATGGATAAATATTTGTTTACAGCATCTTTCCGTAGAGATGGTTCTAGCCGTTTAGCTAATAATCGTTGGTCTAATTTTTCTTCAGCTGCTTTGGCTTGGCGTTTGTCAGAAGAAAAGTTTATTAAGAATTTAGGTATTTTTGATGTGCTGAAATTACGTTTGAGCTATGGACAAACAGGAAATCAAGGGATTAATGCTTATGCAACCCGGTCAAGAATGACTATACAACAGTATCCTAATGATGGGGCTCTAACCAATGGCTTTGCTGAAGATAGATGGGGCGGACCAGCTAGTCCAAACTTAAAGTGGGAAAATACAACTCAATATAACGCAGGTCTTGATTTGGGATTCTTTAAAAACCGCGTAAATTTTGTGATTGATGCTTACAGAAAGAAAACATCTGACTTATTACAATATGTATATATACCAATGAGTACCGGATTTTCTTCCATAGCTTCTAACTATGGAAACGTAGAGAATAAAGGTCTGGAAATTGCTGGAAATTTTTTCCTTGTTGATAAAAAAGATTTTAATTGGAAATTAGATGCAAATATCTCTTTTAATAGAAATACCATCAGCGGATTGAATTCTGATCAATTTTCAGATGTTTGTTGGGGATTGGAAAGTATGTTCCTGAGAAGAAACGGAAAGTCTATTGGAGTTATCTATGGTTATCAGGAAGACGGATTCTATGATAATGAAGCTGAGGTTAGAGCCGATCCATTATATAAAAACGAAAAGGATGAAAGTAAATTTAAAAAAATGGTTGGTCAGGTTAAGTATAAAGATAATAATGGAGATGGAGTTATTGATGCTGCAGATAAAGCCATCATCGGAAATACAAATCCTGACTTTACTTATGGTTTTACAAATTCATTTACATATAAGAATTTCTCATTAAGTTTCTTCTTCCAGGGAACTAAAGGCAATGATATTTTAAATGTAAATTTGAAAGATTACGATATGGCTTCAACAACAAATATGCCAAAATTTGTTTGGGATAACAGGTGGACAGAAGACAACAGAGCTAATGCGCAGTTCCCTCGTGCAGATTTTACGTATACTCGAAGCCTGAAAGCATCTGACAGATATGTTGAAGACGGGTCTTATTTACGTTTGAAGAATTTGAGTATTGGTTACCGCTTGATACATCCGATAAAAGAAATTGAAGCAATGAACCTAACTGTTGCTGTTAATAATCTTTTCACAATAACAAAATACCGTTGGTATGATCCCGATGTAAATACCTTTGGTAATGACACATCTCGTCGAGGTGTAGATATGGATTCATATCCAAGTGCCAGAACAATTAATTTGGGTATTCAGTTAACTTTTTAA
- a CDS encoding RagB/SusD family nutrient uptake outer membrane protein has protein sequence MKYNILKYIIATFILVTGSSCSDMLDEKVYTFVSGENLVAAKSYNELVSGAFNALSFGFEWGNYHNIVNFDTDYQTGPTWAFGSLGAGNFYEDGSNINFYKYYYQCIHRAEYHSYLINQMDIAQDVKDNARGELAFLTAWSYFNLVQFYGDLSLYKTSVSEGAPLYIPRSPIKDVYEFIIEELKFAEKGMYSTKDAKYVKGHVSRGAAKALLAKVYCTIGSASMAKGNKISVMEGVPFKFDDNGNKVRVPYPSKQTFEKDQVAGYESFDSKAYYKLAMDKAKELIDLGDFDLYSSQKELWSLASKNGKEFIFSLQTLAGNSSLSNYVATDYAGYIYTDGTLSSGYYVQRDHWYQLFDDTDERITWGVIHRFPFNYVTATGKLEYCYYPAKDSVKVRLGLDGYQPTDILRYDANLYGSKLMKFRQISVPLDGNRSDYNWPFMRYAEVLLLYAEADNEVNGGPSSEAIKQVEKLNTRNKSKKVSEIGAVTPWTQESFRSYILQERVKEFAAEGIRRFDLLRWGIYLQTMNSIGGVDENEVIKKREKKHLLMPLPADEVNTNPYIETNNPGW, from the coding sequence ATGAAATATAATATTTTAAAATACATAATAGCAACTTTTATACTCGTAACGGGTAGTTCCTGTTCTGATATGCTTGATGAAAAAGTTTATACTTTTGTTTCAGGTGAAAATTTAGTTGCAGCAAAGAGTTATAATGAATTGGTATCTGGTGCATTCAATGCATTGAGTTTTGGCTTTGAGTGGGGTAATTACCACAATATAGTTAATTTTGATACTGATTATCAAACTGGGCCAACATGGGCTTTTGGATCTTTAGGAGCTGGTAATTTTTATGAAGATGGTTCTAATATTAATTTCTATAAATATTATTACCAATGTATTCATAGGGCTGAATACCATTCTTACTTAATCAATCAGATGGATATTGCTCAGGATGTCAAAGATAATGCACGGGGAGAATTAGCTTTTTTAACAGCATGGTCTTATTTCAATTTGGTTCAGTTTTATGGAGATTTGAGTTTGTATAAAACATCTGTATCTGAAGGAGCACCTCTTTATATTCCGCGTTCTCCTATTAAGGATGTTTATGAGTTCATTATTGAAGAATTAAAATTTGCTGAAAAAGGAATGTATTCTACTAAGGATGCAAAATATGTGAAAGGTCATGTTTCCAGAGGCGCTGCGAAAGCATTACTAGCTAAAGTATATTGTACTATAGGTTCTGCTTCTATGGCAAAAGGAAATAAGATATCCGTAATGGAGGGAGTTCCATTTAAATTTGATGATAATGGTAATAAAGTACGGGTTCCATATCCTTCCAAACAAACATTCGAAAAAGATCAGGTAGCTGGTTATGAAAGTTTTGATTCTAAAGCTTATTATAAGCTGGCGATGGATAAAGCAAAAGAACTGATTGATTTAGGCGACTTCGATTTATATTCGTCTCAAAAAGAGCTATGGTCTCTAGCTAGCAAAAATGGAAAAGAATTTATATTCTCTTTACAGACATTGGCAGGTAATTCATCACTAAGTAATTATGTAGCTACAGACTATGCAGGATATATTTACACTGATGGAACTTTATCTTCTGGTTATTATGTGCAACGTGATCATTGGTATCAACTTTTTGATGATACAGATGAACGTATTACATGGGGAGTAATTCACCGTTTCCCTTTTAATTATGTTACAGCTACAGGGAAACTTGAATATTGCTATTATCCTGCTAAAGATAGTGTGAAGGTAAGACTTGGACTAGATGGTTATCAACCAACCGATATTTTGAGATATGATGCGAATTTATATGGATCTAAACTGATGAAATTCAGACAAATTTCAGTACCATTAGATGGCAATAGAAGTGATTATAACTGGCCATTTATGCGTTATGCCGAAGTACTTTTGCTTTATGCTGAAGCTGATAATGAAGTTAATGGAGGACCATCGAGTGAAGCTATTAAACAGGTTGAAAAACTTAATACACGAAATAAAAGCAAGAAAGTTTCTGAGATTGGTGCTGTAACTCCTTGGACTCAGGAATCATTTCGGTCTTATATTCTTCAGGAAAGAGTTAAAGAGTTTGCTGCAGAAGGTATTCGTCGCTTTGACTTACTACGTTGGGGTATTTATCTCCAAACAATGAATTCCATTGGAGGTGTTGATGAAAATGAAGTTATTAAAAAACGTGAAAAAAAGCACCTTTTGATGCCATTGCCTGCTGATGAAGTAAATACAAACCCATATATTGAAACGAACAATCCAGGTTGGTAA